GGAAGAGGGTTCTTTGATGCGATAATTCTTAAGCCTTCTAGAGTTAGATTGGGATTGCTTAGTTCAACCGTTTGGCAGGCTTCAACGACTGTGCTTGCTAAGCCGCCTGTGGCGATAACGCGGGTATCATCGCCGAGTTCTTCTTTGAAGCGTTTAACTAATGTATCAATCGCCCCAGCGGTGCCGACGATAATTCCTGAACGAAGACTGCTTTCAGTATCACGTCCGATTGCATTCTCAGGTGGTTCGAGTGCTATTCTTGGCAGACGGGCAGCTTTTGTAAATAGGGCTTCCATTGAGAGAACTACGCCTGGCAAAATAGCTCCCCCAAGATATTCTTTATCCCTGCTAATCGCATCCAAAGTGGTCGCGGTCCCCATATCGAGCACAATAATTGGCGTGCCATAAAGTTCAATGGCTGCAACCGCATTTGCCAGACGGTCGGCTCCTACTGCTGAGGGTGGATTGTATTTTACCGTTAGCCCGAGATCGAGTTTGTCGCTGACGAAAATCGGTTGGCAGTTGAACCATTTGTTAGAAAGACGAGTGAGTGTTTCTTGAAGGGCTGGGACGACATTGGAGATAATCACTCGACTAATGGCTTCAGCGATGCCGGCTCGCTCTAGGAATGAACGTAATGCCGCTCCCGTTTCATCTTCCGTTCGGGCAACATTGGTGTGCATTCGCCAAGTGCCTCGCCAGTTCCCACCATCAAAAACGCCAACCACCATATGGGTATTGCCAACATCAATTGCTAACAGCATCAGATAACTCCGTTACTGAATGAATATGTCCTTCCAACTGCTGTTTGACAGCATCAACGATACCAGCCAAAGCTATTTCCAATAAGTTCATACATTCGGCTTCTACCATTACGCGTAAAAGCGGTTCAGTGCCTGATGGGCGCACGCTGACTCGGCCAGTTTCGATTAAAAGCGCTTCTGCGTTTGCTATCGCCTGCACTATGACCTTGTTTTCATTCCAACCTTTATTACTCTTAACGTGCATGTTCACTAGACGCTGCGGCCAGGGCTTATAACAGTGGGCAAGCTCAGAAAGCGGTTTGCCTGTTTCCTGCATCACCTTAAGCACTTCCAAGAGTGTGATTAGACCATCACCTGTAGTGGAGAGTTTCGAGAAAATGAGATGGCCGGATTGCTCGCCGCCAATTAGAGATTTGTGCTTGGACATCGCTTCAGAAACATATCGGTCA
This portion of the bacterium genome encodes:
- a CDS encoding type III pantothenate kinase codes for the protein MLLAIDVGNTHMVVGVFDGGNWRGTWRMHTNVARTEDETGAALRSFLERAGIAEAISRVIISNVVPALQETLTRLSNKWFNCQPIFVSDKLDLGLTVKYNPPSAVGADRLANAVAAIELYGTPIIVLDMGTATTLDAISRDKEYLGGAILPGVVLSMEALFTKAARLPRIALEPPENAIGRDTESSLRSGIIVGTAGAIDTLVKRFKEELGDDTRVIATGGLASTVVEACQTVELSNPNLTLEGLRIIASKNPLP